TCGAATTGACTTCACCGGCCAAGTAAACAATTACAAGAACACAGTGTCGCAAATAGTGGACATAATCGGTGACGAGGACTCCGCCGCGAACTACCTGAGCAGGTGCATCTACTCAATCGGAGTAGGCAGCAATGATTACCTCAACAACTACTTCATGCCTCAGTATTACACCACCAGCCGCCAGTACTCAACGGAGCAGTACGCCGATGTACTTATCCGACAATATACAGACCAATTAAGGGTAAGTAGATCTCTCCGTACccgaatttaattttttggtataatAGCTATTTAAATCACGAAAAGATCTAGTCAATTGTAGTTAGTCTCATAATGTTTGAAAATCagatttcatttgtttcaaTTGCCTCATTCAAGGACAGAGCCAGAAATTCTATATAGACGGAACAAAAATACACataggccatgtttggttgtcagGATTCTGTCTaggaaagtaatctgattccttaaattttaaattcctgtgtttgtttcagtttttaatcaaattggaaaagtaatcagaatccgagaacaaggaaagttagtacaattttccaggattctgaatcctagcttttcttaggtattcttttttccagttttaggattcttacatatataatgcaatatagtataattttattattattattattattattattattatttagaatatttttaaaataatttaaaaatataaatcatactacttaattttagaaaataaataactatgattaaaattatcataattataacttattttataataattcataataataattaataatttattaaataatttaaatataattatataatataaatcgtatgataaataataattattattattataaattaataattaatcaataaagttatagtgtaattttcagttattaaatttattcacttATAACATccttaaatattataattataatactaattattattattattattattataaatgagtataatatttcaaactataattatatgtattattttatattatgataaataatccgtatttaaactatccattgtaataataaatataataatataattattatttgtaattaatagtttattaagaatttatgttattattttttttataaataaaaaatagtaagtatatttttagtttggtgtttaaattaaatataaatttaaaatcttgatattttccaaacacaggaaagtaaagttactaggaatcatattcccgggattcattttcccaggaatcattttccttgccaactttactttcccgtcAACCAAACACGGCcataaagatattttaaagattaGAGAAGGGGCAAATATAAGGGATATTTccgaaaattaaaattatgatcaaaatagtataaatgattttttttaggtggggcatttgcccccTGTGAGTCTAATATAAATCCGTCCCTGACCTCATTGTGCACTAACTTTGTCTTATGGTGATACTCAACGACACCgttttagtaaaatatgtaatgtattttatttagattttattacTCCAGCGGTTCGAGTTTTATAAGAATCGTAAAACATTAGTGCTAATAATCTCACTTtcatatagtagtatcaattttataataaaatgagtttgtGGAATGGTTgacttaattattaaatatattaacatGAAATGGCGGTTAGACCGAAATGGAAAGATGAGATATATATGGCCATagagtatttaaatataaacaacattcgattatttgaaaattcatgatttgatattttattttagaatgactattatttctaaattttgtaacttatttttcattattactTTGGGGATTGCAGGTTTTGTACAATTATGGAGCAAGGAAGTTCGTCCTGCTGGGAGTAGGGCAGATCGGGTGCAGCCCGAACGCGCTGGCTCAGAACAGCCCGGATGGGCGGACATGCGTGGCGAGGATCAACAACGCAAACCAGATATTCAACAGCAGGCTGAGAGGGATAGTTGATGAATTCAACGGCAACACCCCAGATGCGAGGTTCATATACATCGATGCCTACGGCGTTTTCCAAGATCTGATCAACAACCCGTCGGCTTTCGGGTTTAGAGTGACGAATGCTGGTTGCTGCGGCGTGGGGAGGAACAACGGGCAGATAACATGCCTGCCAATGCAGCCTTCGTGCCAGAACAGAGACGAGTACTTGTTTTGGGACGCGTTTCATCCCACGGAAGCTGCGAATACGGTTGTCGGAAGGAGAGCCTATAGGGCTGAGAAGGCTTCCGATGCTCATCCCTTTGATATTAGCCGCTTGGCTCAACTCTGATTCCGCTCAAGTctcaacaaatatatatatataattgtctGCATTTATTGAGTTCATATGTGATATTGGTAATTTGTGcttcaatataatgtaatatttttatagttttgtgttatgatatatatatatggaggaAGCTCCATTTTAGTtgtttgaggttttgagtTTTTCCAATTCTTGTGTTGAATGGACTTTTATGTGAATGGGCTGAATAATCACATATAGATGGATGGAATGGAATTTCGCAACATCAATATTGGAACAATGTACTTAGTTTGTTAGATGAATCCATATATAGATAATCGTACATTTAACTAGACAGGGATTGTGATTTTTCACTCAATCTATACCAGCACGTGTCGTTTAACCAGTCATCTCATGTCTTATTTCGTAGCTTTGACTCTGTGTAAATGTGATCATCGAATTCGAGATAGATAAATACATAAGTCGAACAATTCAacaccaattttatttaaacaatcCACTTGATTTAAGCTACATATCATAGTATTATAACATCTACATATAGTCCAATAATCACAATTACCCTACCATGTTATGTACTTTATCCGTTCTATAAGAATAGTGATGTTGGGGagaaatgagttttaatatgaaatttgtAAGGTACgagagaaaacaaaaaataatagttgaagtagtattattaaaatagataGTGAAATCCACCTCAACAGTATTATAATATGTagtgaaaactttccatagaattaattgaactaattttttagAAGCGTactaaaatgattaaatagaactattttttttgaggTGGAGACAATATtaatctatgaataaatttagaaCCAAACTAATTATGTTTCCAAACTCAAGTTgccaaaaaatattaattgggtcacttttttttattcttaattattaGCTTTCATAAACTGATGAAAATGTTGTCTTTGTTTTAAAAAGAGGGTTGCCTAAACTATGAAAATCCTTTTTGGGACATTAGTATAAGCTTTTTTCAAGAGTTCATAAGTTAGAACTAGGATTTACTTATAACAAACTTTAATTCCCATGATTTTTGTGGTcactaaaagaaataaagaatcGTATTCCTTATAATTTAAAGCTTGATCTTTGAATTCTTTTATACAAAGCATTAATAATGGCCATGTCTCAgttcattttcatcttctttttttgtttgtgtatttttaattttattctattcgTCTTTGCAAAGCTTTACTGGACTTCATAGATCCATTAGATTAAGATAAAGGCCCATGGTCTTGGTAATGCActtagtatattttatgggCCAATATGTGGTGACAAGCAACCACTACTTCATAAACATCCAAAAACAAACCGGATGTAAGAATTAAAAATCTGTGAAGTCCAGTTCAATACAAACATATGTAAACATTTTAACCTATAAATAAACCATATAATTTTGTGCTGCGGgattaaataagttaataaatCACACTATAATCATCTGCCTCGGGCTTATACAAAGAACTTATTAGCATTCActaaaatatagataaataaaaagacaatAAATTAGCCAACAAACTTACGCTAAAATATGCGAAAATTACTCTAACAAAGCAAGGCGAAAATTTACCAAATTACTAACAAACAACAAGAACACAATAAATACACAAGAAGCTTAGAAcattaactaataaatttgCTTCTAAAACAGGCCTAGCAACCTTACTATTTAAgatattggaaaatataatgtaCTACAAAAAGTTAATAGCAAAAAACTAGAGAAATAACTACCTCAAACTTCTAAACTACTTCTCCAtggtgaataaaatattaaggcTGAATGAGgaatgaaattatctttaatggAATAGAGAAATTACGCTAGAGAAAGATGTCTAAATCAAGCTACGAGTTTTTTTATGggtgaatgaaaaaaaataggtgaTAAAAGTCAAAAGATTTCTTATTCTCGAAGTCTTGACATTTTGGGATGTGGAATTCTTTTTTTCAAGCACATGTTCAAACTTTCTAAAGCAAAAGATACAATTTCACATTCCTTCCATATTTGTGctttttttgcttattttcctctcttttttcatggttcagctttttttttttgcatactCTTCGGACCCAAACCACCATTCTTAATAAATAGATATCTTAGAgtttatttttcatcaattaaGAATGCAAAATGACTTCGAGCGATCAACAAAAACTAGTCCCTCAGAAAACAACAAATGGCATTCTAATCTTAGGTGCATCATAATAATTTGAAGGTCTGAGTCAATATTTTTTCGAGACAAAATATTGTCCGACTCTTGTATAGtgttatttacaaaataattttatgcgtaagaataatttatttatgttaagATGTACCAAAAATTTTACTTGTTGTATTAAAATACACATATCACTTTTTTGTACATAACTAATTTCAATATCTACTTGGTAGTGtaaaattaagatttgatAGAAAATGTTGGTTAAAGTTATGTGATGATATGAcataggggtgtcgaaacgggtactCGTGGATACCCCATCCCGATTTTGCGGGTATCGGAACCCGAAAAGTTTAATATTGTACTATCCAATCCCGACTCGTATGGTTACACGGATAATCCGATACCCGCATCAGGTATCTCGAACCTGTAGTTGCGGGTACCCAAACCGCTGCCATCATTTGAGTTTTGTTGTgtactttataatttatatgataatatatGTATGTCTTATTAATATACATGTGTAcctatatatgtatgtgttcTGTACATATAGTatatcaataatataaaatcgTGAATCCCATTGATGCACCGTACACGAGACGAGATACACTATGTATGTGTTGGCGCTACTGTGCTCTATTGTTTTGcatagaatgaaaaaaattaaaagaaatatactCACCTAAACTCCTCTGGGTGGAGACATTGGAGGTAGCAGGGATGAAATTGTAGGAAAATATGTAACATGCGGAAAATTCCTAAAGGCTAGGCCTTTGGCCTTTCATATGGTGTAACCTCCAAAATGTTTATGGAGTGCCTTAATACCAAGACCTTTCATGTAGGCTCCCCtttcctataaataggtgtgGTTTGAGAGATGAGAACACACCAAcaatcattctctcttctctctaagcTCTCAAGCATTCTAGTTCGCATCTTAGGAGCATTGCATAGCTCGGTTCTCGACTCCAATTCAAGTTCGCCGGAGCCTAcgagtttgaggtgcttcaacTCGGTAGGAGGAAagtcgtttcatctttggggacgtTGCGCCaatccgtgagcactagcggacgtatctcgtcttgcggagaGAGGGTTACCTCGACTCGACTAGAAGAAGACAATAGTTTGCATCTTGTTCTCttattgtatttcttttgttttatttaccttcttagtttttggttcttttgtAATAGCAAAGTTGCCCGTGTAAAGGCTACACTATTTCCAACaatcgcaagacgagataGTGTACTCTTGCGGAAATCATGTCGACCGAAGCTGGAGGGAACGGAAACAACAACATTGGATCATCTTCTGCATCCGCTAACACCTCAACGATGGCACCTGTTTCGACCTCAAGGGACATGGCTCAAGCTGACAAGCCTGAAAAATTCTAGGGCTTGGATTTCAAGCGTTGGCAACAAAAGATGTTGTTTTACCTAACTACGTTGGGTGTTGCTAATTTCCTCAAGGAGGATGCTCCAACTATACCGGAGGAGGAGACGGACTTTAATGTCCGGGCTGCCTATGATGTTTGGCATCAAGGAGATTTCTTGTGCAAGAACTATATCTTGAACGGCTTGGGTGATAGTATATATTCCATCTTTGCCGGGGCTAAGACCTCCAAAGCTTTGTGGGAGGCTCTTGACAAGAAGTATCGCGTCGAGGACGCCGGTACAAAGAAATTTGTAGTCGCAAAATTTCTGGACTACATGATGGTGGACTCTCGCTCTGTGGTAGAGCAAGCTGAAGAATTGCAAATCATTATCCATGATGTCCACGCTGAAGGGATGGCCTTGCCAGACCAGTTTGTTGTTGCATCAATGATCGAGAAGCTTCCTCCGTGCTGGACAGATTTCAAGAACTATCTAAAGCACAAGAGAAAGGAGATGAAGCCAGAAGACCTGATTGTCCGTCTTCGTGTAGAAGAGGATAATAGGCGGTACCAACAGAAGTCAGGAGAGATCAAGGAAGTaaggaaggagatggtctagcgagaGAAAGGAGTGAAAATGAGCAGAATTTACAAAGAAAAGtggcgtgacagaggagtctacagctgagggcaacaaagtcattatcaatacctcgctgggcccacctaaaacgcctatatatagagaagagcatgcaacgcagaGCATATagtttttcactcttcttagctcatacaatttttacacacacttgggaatggttCTGGGGTAATCGTGATAGGGGGGGTATTTTCTAAGATTTCTTGTTTGGCAACACCGTcctagtgagggcgaagatacaattacttttaatttcagctgtttttgctagtttccaccgtcgaacttcacttttgggagtcgactttgatgttgatgatgtttaacTGCTTACCGTTCATGGATCTGCGTTTAtctgtttaatttcaagttattttgcttagatctctctgctgttagcgtaattcttaaattgctatgtcgatctctgtttatttcgttattgaggtgtttgatgtggaatttggtgacagatctgtggttgattgagtgttcggagcttaaatttgtaaaatctgacgtgatggagaatttcttctgtttggagttcgtgtcggacgcttggatccggagtggatttagcgtctgaagttggttttggcgtgtgaaagaaacagtagttgatagacttgttttatttcctcttgttttctatttcacttcgtctaggtatgcagatctgttaagttcttcgttatttatgcatagatttgatttcaagttagtAGCCCTGTTTTTGATTTGCTTATGTGTTTTCTCAAGAAGTTTTATgcgaatttggttgtagaagacgatgtcactgtcagttagtacgagagttagttattctgccacttTTCAGtcgtactttttttttttagacatggtccccaccgtaGAATTAtctcctaggtctagctgttaggttaagtttctttctaaggttcccaagtcaagttaattttaattttcctcaacccaagaaaatgcgtggcagcagccaacaccaaaaatactcccaaatccttgattacGAGTCTTAcacatccttctctgtgggatcgatccctacttccctatactaggtttagtaaagtggttgagggttttttttgaagaaggggaagtacttgtgtgtccgacgaccgggattccgcATGAccacgagttcctagaccaagtgatctagtggacttgctggatctagggaaCCTGCTATTTCCTTGTTTGAATATTGcaacacacactgcacacactaCACTTGTACCATTCCCGTagaaaatcaacttaattgtcGAATTAAGTGTGTTCGAAGTGATAGAGGTGGTGAATATGTGGCGCCGTTTGCAGAATTATGTCATgcaagtggtataattcaccaaaccTCGACTCGACTTGAAGAAGACAATAGTTTGCATCTTGTTCTCttattgtatttcttttgttttatttaccttctagtttttggttcttttgtAATAGCAAGAGTTGCCCGTGTAAAGGCTACACTATTTCCAacagaaattaattataaaagagATCAGAGGAGATACAATTGGGAATAAAGTGTATCGGgtagtatatatttgaaattaattaactaaaatataaaatttgagaaccctaaccctaaacaTATCGGGTATTATCGGATCGTTTATCGAGTATACCCGCGCGGGTATAGGGTATACATACccgcaaaaatttaaaacacgTTACCCGATCTCGCCCTATTTTCCGTTGATGTCGGGTAGCGGGTTAGGATGTGAATTACCTGTTATCCGCTATCCGTTtcaccataaatataaattttaaaatgcgaaattaaagaaaaattaaggCTATGATTCTAAACGGACAAAACAGAGAAATGGAAaggataaaaaagaaaatgaaaataaatctacaaattttataatgtttacattttagtgaaaatattcctaaatttgtaattaaatttaaatttaataggCTGATACTTGATGTCATGAAATTGGCCATTGgttaacattttattactagtacaaaattattatttaagtcaatttgtaatcaattgctaattgagaactcaccccttaaaaagttatcatattaatattgaCATTAAACTGActtattgatattaatataagtaactttcaatattaatactactccttcattcctttaaaatttgttctatttttctatttttgtccatcccataaaatttatccaattttactttttaccattttttataatgaactaacttattcctactcacattttattataaaactgaaatataaaattaggatcaacgtttcactaactttttcaattcactttttattatatttattaaaatctatgATGAGCTAAAgtggacaatatttcaataacggaggaagtatattaaatatttatattgattgaTGGTTGATGTAGTAAGAAGTTTTTATGACATTGTGACAAGAACCTACCTATAGACTTAGATCATTTATTGGTACAGTGATTGACCAGtatttatacttatatttttataatttttaataactCACTTCGTCTAATAAAAAAggtttctcttttttattctaGTGTAACTATTACtctatatttcaaaattactCCTTTCgttccattttaggagtcccaatttaccatttttaggcGTCCCACTTTTTGGAATTTCgattgaaatattccataaatagtattagaccccacattctactaacattattccattcacattttattataaaactaatatgacaaagtaggacccacattcaactatcttttttcaccaacttccctttacattttttaaaattcgtgccgaactcaactgagactcctaaagcggacggaggaattattttattactccttaCACCTTCCATTAATTGGTACCCGTTTGActatcacaaattttaaaaaatataatggaaagtgagtggaaaaaattagtgaaatgtgatttctaattttattatttatatactctctACGTCCcaataaatgtgaaatatttgatttttggtatgagattttatatagtgttttgtgagttaataaagaaagagaaaagtaggagagaaaaaaaagtaaagatgatgttatttccattttatgaatagttttattgttaatgagacaaaccaaaaagaaaaaaaaatcatttttagtgggacaaataaagtgttaataaaaagttagtagaatgagTAGTGAGATGTGGGATCCATTACAAAAAGAGTATATAAGGATACCAATTAATTGAGAAcgaacaaaaaaagaaatttgtgTCAATTAATGGGGGATAGAGGGAATATTCTAAAGGGTAATCTACATAAAAGGTCTTTCaattttgaacaaaaatagttcatgaactttaaaaatatcatgcaGTATCCCTGAATTTAAGGGTTAATGTcatggtattttttttcactattttttatgaatggacAAAATTACTATCTATGCCTTGGAGGCATTTTCGGTTCAAAAATAAGGTTAATAGTGAAAAAGTATCACGAATGAGATTCCACCTTAGTACAACGACTACCCGCAATATcgcaatatttttaaagtcgaAAAATTATTGGTGTGTAAAACATAAAGTTCATAGATCATTTggataattcaattttatattaaaatatactccctccgctttttaaaaatagcaactattttcatttttggccgttccttaaaaatataatttttagaatctttctattttaggatatgaactccacaatccactaactctacttacactactttttctcttcctctctcttaccttagtcatttttcttttcctctctcttactttaccaattcttcgCACTTACTTTtccaattgtacattaaaactcgtatcgtTTCAGatgattctaattttttactccttccgtcccactttaggagtcccggttgagttcggcacagcttttaagaaatgaaaatgaaagttaatgaaaaaagatagtggaatgtgagtcatattttttttatattagttttataataaaatgtgggtggaaaaaagttagtggaatatggagcctaatattatttatgaaatatttcaaccgAGACTTTTAAAGTGGGACACCAAGAATATGATAAAACGGGAATTCTAAAGTGaaatagagggagtaatagacTGCCAAAATCACGAAACAACATCTGCAACAAACAACACCTACCGCCACCGGCAAATGTATcaactatttttaattgatgtaCGGAACCGTGCagatcaataaaattataatcatgcgatgaataatttaatttggaaagTGTAAactattagagcatctccaaggggagagataaatggagaggtaaattaatataactaccaatttatttttttttcatgaaaaatcattatttaaggggagaggtatttgagaaggtattatactttttcccattttgaagaggtatctttacctctccatcaatTAAGAGGTAAAATTACATAGCcaccatatttaccttcttttcataaaaaatcattctccaaggaGGAATGTATTTGAGatacactttatgtttttgtaatgcttttgtactattttttttttttaaatgatatacctttctatataccttttaTCCTTGTagttgattgatttttagaAAGGTATATTACACTTTTTGAGAAGATATAAACATGATATACCCTTTTCATTTATCTTCTTCCCTTGGAGTTGCTCTTACTAATACTGAATAATCGAATCTAATTATTTCGAAGAATCCGAGGTCCCCCACCTGATACTttactcaaactcaaacttcTTCCCTTGGAGTTGCTCTTACTAGTACTGAATAATCGAATCTAATTATTTCGAAGAATCCGAGGTCCCCCACCCAATACTTtactcaaactcaaacccaaattGAAGACATGATTCATAATTCATTGGTCAAGCTTTTCACCATACCATATATACGTACAATTGGGCGGTAAACACAacttcattattataatttctatGCCATTACTT
The nucleotide sequence above comes from Salvia hispanica cultivar TCC Black 2014 chromosome 5, UniMelb_Shisp_WGS_1.0, whole genome shotgun sequence. Encoded proteins:
- the LOC125190585 gene encoding GDSL esterase/lipase At5g45670-like → MGSRLGRWLALSVVAAVALATVTAEPQVPCYFIFGDSLVDNGNNNNIQSLARANYLPYGIDFPDGPTGRFSNGKTTVDVIAELLGFDDYIPPYAQARGREILRGVNYASAAAGIREETGQQLGARIDFTGQVNNYKNTVSQIVDIIGDEDSAANYLSRCIYSIGVGSNDYLNNYFMPQYYTTSRQYSTEQYADVLIRQYTDQLRVLYNYGARKFVLLGVGQIGCSPNALAQNSPDGRTCVARINNANQIFNSRLRGIVDEFNGNTPDARFIYIDAYGVFQDLINNPSAFGFRVTNAGCCGVGRNNGQITCLPMQPSCQNRDEYLFWDAFHPTEAANTVVGRRAYRAEKASDAHPFDISRLAQL